The genomic region CGTACTGGGAAGTCTGGTCATGCGTAAACCCATGACCGAAGCCTTCGTCAAATGGCTTCGACCACAATGGGTTCACGATCACATGACCCAGGCCGGGCGGACCGCAGGTGAGGCATGCGCCTACCACCGCACCCACATGCGACTCACCGCGACCATCGCCGCAGCTCAAACACTGCACCTCGCGGCGGCAGCCATCGTGATCCTCACTCTGTCCGTCGACGTCGCCCAGGGGCTGCTCAGCCTGTTCGCCCTCGCCACTGACCTCGCAGTTCTGCTGATCACTCTCGGCGGGGTCAGCCGCTTTCTGGTGCGACGCAACGCAACGAACTCTGGGCCGGCTGCGACCAACGGCTTCGCTTAGAGGCATTGGAACCCCCTGCCGTCAATCGGTAGTCAATGGTGCGGCGGCAAACCGAGTCGGGCATGAAGGATGAGCGCTGGTGCCATCTCACTACTGGACATGATTGAGAACATGTGGAGTGGACATCAGGTGAGAACGCATATATCAGCGCAAGTCGAGGAGTCTCTCGAGCGGACGTGAAACTTATGTAGCCACAGCTGATACTGCTAGGCGTTTGGAGGACTCGTCAGGGATGTCGCCGATCACCGTCGCGCGACGGTCGTGAAGCTAGCGTCGATCAAGCCGAGCCAGGCGTCCTGATCGTCGGCCAGAGGATGCAGCAGGGGCAGGGTTGCGAATCGATATTTGAAGATCATTCCGGCGTCGGCACCATGTCCAAGGACTGAGTGCATCCACGCATCTGGAGTCTCATCAGGAGCGTCGACTACGAAGAACGTGGTGGTGCGTGATTCGCCCGTAACGGGGTGTGGTTTGTTCTCGGTCCACAATTGCGTGCGGAGTCTCAGCCCGTCCAGGCCCGTCTCTTCGGTAACTTCGCGCAGGACAGCATGTCCGGGAGTTTCGCTTGGTCGAATTCCACCGGCGGGGATCTGAGAGCCGGCCTCCGGCGCTCCCACCTGCTCGAAGACCAGCAACTCCCATGAGGGTCCCTGGCGAACAACGTAGGCGGCTACGCGCATCCGACTCACCGGCCCAATTCTGCCCCACCGTGCCGCCCTGATGCGGCAACACAATTAGCTGCGCCCATCTCGTGAAGTTGGTGCCGCGTCAGGAACGAGCGCGTTGGGCGTCGTCAAGGTCAGCCTTGGTCAGGACGGCCAATACGGCAACGGACACGGCGTCGAGGACGCAGCCGGTTTCGGGGCGTCGGTCGATAGCGCAAATCACAGTAGTGACGTCGGCGTCGTCACGCCGAAGTGCCAATGCGGCATTACGGACAGCGCCGCCGGTGGTAATCACATCTTCGATCAGCGTGACCGTTCGGCCAGCAACATCTGCACCCTCAGCGAGTCGGCACGTGCCGTACGTCTTCGCTTCTTTGCGGACGAATACTGTTGGAAGTCCGGTTATTTGACTGAGCACGGCGGCTAGCGGCACGCCGCCCAGCTCGAGGCCGCCGAGTAGATCCGTACCGGAGGGAATCAGCGGGACCATTGCCTGGGAGACGCGTTTCAGTAGCTCCGGGTTGGACTCGAAGAGATACTTGTCGAAATACTCGTTGGAGTGCTGGCCCGATCGCAACTTGAACTGACCGGACAGGCGGCACGCGGCGTTCACATCGGCGGCCAGGCGTTGGTCCATAGCACCCATCCTCGCACCGTATAACCAACATCCCGAGGCTCCACAACTAGCGGAGGCGATACAGGCAATCTGTGAGGTCGCTGAGGGACTCAAGGCGCATATCGGCAAGTGCCGCCTGGGCGAGTTGGGCGTGAATGTGTCCCCACGGACCGCGACGAAGGAAAGCGGTGCGCATACCCGCTTTTCGAGCTGGCAGGATGTCGTTGTCGAGGCGGTCTCCGACGTAGAGAACTGCGTTGGCCGCGACAGCTGCTTCTTTGACTATTCGCTCAAAGAAGTGTGGATCAGGTTTAGACACACCCCATTCGGCAGAGGACGCGATGAACTCCGCCTGGAGTCCAGCGTCCCGCAACAACGTCTCTGTGCCGGCGGGTTGGTTGCCTGCAACACCCACTGTCAGGCCGGCCGCGTGTGCCGCTGACACACAGGCGATCGCATCGGGGTAGAGGTCATTGCGATGAACGGGCACCGGGCTCTCCGGTCGGCTCACGCCGAGCATCGCCCAGAGGTCTCGATGGTCAGCGCCACGTTCGATCAAGGCACCGAGAACCCCCATCAGGGTGAAGACCGGGACACCTGTTTGAGCGGCGTACCCCGCCCAGAGCCGACTCTCGTCGACAAGCGTCTCCCCGACATCGAAGACAATGCACCGGATACCGGGCGGCAAGGTCTCCGTCATGGGGAAACAGGCTAGTTGCCCCGCTTCACGCCCCTCGGCACCTGGACCGGTGATGGCGAAGCAATGACGTCACGATGACACAAACGTCAGGCTGGCCGTTGTGAGACAAATCTGTTTGACCAGGCGAGAGGGCTGCCAGATGTATTCGGGTGTGAGCACTGGCAACGGCGGCGGGGGAGGGATGGCCTGGGAGGGGTGAGCGCTGGTCTCGAGGAGAGCGTTCCCGTGTGTGCGCCTGCTTTTGTCCTTGACCACTGAGAATCGGATGTGCTGGCCTTGTGGGGCGTCGAGGACCGCGCATCGCCCCTTCGAGGGGATGACGGTTCGCTGAGCGGCGCACGCGTGAAAGGGGAGTGGGGCAGTGAATGAGGTCGGGACGCGTATGCGCAACCAACCCGCCCCACCCGGGGTGGTCTTCGACGACCTGTGCGATCCCCACCGCCAGCCAGTTCGTCCGTGGATGGTGCTGCACGACGACGAAGTCGCTCCGATTGTCACCGAGGCGGATCGGCCTGATTACGTCGTGTGGTCATCGCTGTGGCCCGAACGCCCCGACGCGCGCTTGCGCTTCGATCTCGCGGCGGCGCGCGGTGGAACCGACCTGCGATGGACGCTGCATCTCGATGACCCTGTGCCGGAGGCCCGCCTCGCACGGCACATGTTTCAGCGCATTGGAGAACTGATCAACACCAACCTGCGATACACCTACGGCCAATGACGAGTGACGGCCAACAATGCTGAACGGAATGTCTGCGGGCCGATCGATGACGTGCGGCGAGATCGCGCGCCACATCGATGATTTCGATGGAGTTGTCGCGGCGATGCCGTGGCAGAGTTGACACTGGTTTCATGGCTGAGCGGGGGGCGCTCGTCGCGGAGCGTCTGGTGATGGCGCGGTTCCCGGAGGCTCGCGCGGCCTGGCTCGGGGGAAGTGTGGCGGCTGGCGAGCAGACCTCGACGTCGGACTTGGACATCACGGTGCTCCTGGACGGACCGCCGGCGCCATTCCGGTCCTCGGAAGTAATCGATGGTTGGCCGGTGGAGTTCTTCGTGCAGACCGAGGAATCGCTCCTACAGTTCTGTGCGCAGGACCGCGGTCGCCGTCGGCCGACCACGATGCGTCTGGTGGGTTCGTCCATCATCTTGATCGACCGGGACGGCTCTGGCCAACGGCTGCAGGCAGCCCTGCACCAGCTGGACCTGGACGGCCCAGCTGCAGCCACCGACCCCGATTTGGAGAGTCAGCGCTACGCGATCACCGACATGCTCGCTGACCTGGCTGCCGCTCGAAGCGATGACGAGATGCTGATCGTCGCTGCGGCCCTGACGTGGGCGGTGGGGGATTTCGTGCTGGCGGCCAACCGGCGGTGGGGCGGAAGCGGGAAGTGGCTGTTGCGCGAGATCGTTGCCCTCGATCGCGACGGGGACACGCAGTACGCGCCCAGCCTGACCGATGGATTGCGCGCCGCCGCTGTAGGCGATCCGAAACGGCTGCACGGCGTCGCTCTGGCGATCCTCAACGAATTCGGTGGACCGGTCTTCGACGGCTTTCACCGATCCCGTCCACCAGCGGTCGTGGCGCCTGAGACCCTGGATCGAGCTGTCGGTGATCTGAAGGGGTGATCTGATATCAGATCGTTTGATCAGTCGGGGGGTGCAACATGGAGCCAGCTGGCCGGACGGCGCGGTCTGTCCGTGCAGTGTGTGAGTACCTGTTCGGCTCAGAAGGCGGACAGCAGCCGTGGTGGTAGGCGGCCCACGATCTTGGCTAGCCGCTCAAACCTCGCGGCGGGTAGCCCGAGAGCATCGCACATGGCGTAGCGGTCGAAGAAGAAGTGCTCGCTGGCGATCAGTCCGTCTCGGAGGGTGAATACGCAGACGAACGGCAGGTTCGCGGTGCGGTGAGTTGGGGGCCACGGGCCGATTCGCCGGTGCATGGTCATTCGCAATGTTCCCCAGCATGTGTAGCCGTACCCATTGAGGGCGTTGTCGTCGAGGGTGACGTGGTAGTCGGGAAAGATGCCGAAGAAGGCGTCGAGGAGACAGCCGACGTTGCGTTTCCCGACCGTGGTGTTGTGCACCGCTTCGGTGTGAAGAAGAAAGTCATCGGTGCACAGCCGTA from Mycolicibacterium sp. YH-1 harbors:
- a CDS encoding NUDIX domain-containing protein is translated as MLVFEQVGAPEAGSQIPAGGIRPSETPGHAVLREVTEETGLDGLRLRTQLWTENKPHPVTGESRTTTFFVVDAPDETPDAWMHSVLGHGADAGMIFKYRFATLPLLHPLADDQDAWLGLIDASFTTVARR
- a CDS encoding nuclear transport factor 2 family protein codes for the protein MQDDLRAPEPVHDVVARYAEAKCRQDTAAALRLCTDDFLLHTEAVHNTTVGKRNVGCLLDAFFGIFPDYHVTLDDNALNGYGYTCWGTLRMTMHRRIGPWPPTHRTANLPFVCVFTLRDGLIASEHFFFDRYAMCDALGLPAARFERLAKIVGRLPPRLLSAF
- a CDS encoding HAD family hydrolase, whose translation is MTETLPPGIRCIVFDVGETLVDESRLWAGYAAQTGVPVFTLMGVLGALIERGADHRDLWAMLGVSRPESPVPVHRNDLYPDAIACVSAAHAAGLTVGVAGNQPAGTETLLRDAGLQAEFIASSAEWGVSKPDPHFFERIVKEAAVAANAVLYVGDRLDNDILPARKAGMRTAFLRRGPWGHIHAQLAQAALADMRLESLSDLTDCLYRLR
- a CDS encoding nucleotidyltransferase domain-containing protein yields the protein MAERGALVAERLVMARFPEARAAWLGGSVAAGEQTSTSDLDITVLLDGPPAPFRSSEVIDGWPVEFFVQTEESLLQFCAQDRGRRRPTTMRLVGSSIILIDRDGSGQRLQAALHQLDLDGPAAATDPDLESQRYAITDMLADLAAARSDDEMLIVAAALTWAVGDFVLAANRRWGGSGKWLLREIVALDRDGDTQYAPSLTDGLRAAAVGDPKRLHGVALAILNEFGGPVFDGFHRSRPPAVVAPETLDRAVGDLKG
- the pyrE gene encoding orotate phosphoribosyltransferase; the encoded protein is MDQRLAADVNAACRLSGQFKLRSGQHSNEYFDKYLFESNPELLKRVSQAMVPLIPSGTDLLGGLELGGVPLAAVLSQITGLPTVFVRKEAKTYGTCRLAEGADVAGRTVTLIEDVITTGGAVRNAALALRRDDADVTTVICAIDRRPETGCVLDAVSVAVLAVLTKADLDDAQRARS